One genomic region from Ptychodera flava strain L36383 chromosome 5, AS_Pfla_20210202, whole genome shotgun sequence encodes:
- the LOC139132703 gene encoding E3 ubiquitin-protein ligase TRIM71-like, with protein sequence MRESSEKDKGTLSCPTCSKLGRLPGGGLSKSKENVFFKVLSDIRKQRILRATMKLNNVMRAKIVRRTYVLPANFVSATTCLQPHEVIPQTKDHKVLKVAQYRREKRKNPADSKVYCKTHHGKEIHTYCDTCDDLVCQDCVVVNGCHTDHVFKDLKVAADEFIKQLKEMIEKLGGQKTEAKRGLRAVKENKKNLDIQSQVQKKNVECKGKEMAEAVELETKRLLAKVEEEYGKRLVTAKNELEEWRRKGERMSKACSDIETLIHHGNSAQLLSAREDAITHIEDLLNIDVTSENPEFIKFKPFDDHSQHDLLGWLTSGPEVSVSLCTVRLNHTHFWTGDSAKVVVTTKDSEGNPIIASEDVVAKVQKQDESPWEDVPVTDNRDGTHTVTVHCQVAGNISSPSKLVATHYLDHLLPYLSKQADENNRS encoded by the coding sequence CAAACTGGGTAGACTTCCTGGTGGCGGATTGTCCAAATCGAAAGAAAACGTTTTTTTCAAGGTGTTGTCTGATATTAGGAAGCAGAGAATCCTGAGGGCGACGATGAAGCTCAACAATGTGATGCGTGCCAAAATAGTGCGTCGCACATATGTCCTACCTGCAAACTTTGTTTCTGCAACCACTTGTCTACAGCCCCATGAAGTCATCCCTCAAACAAAAGATCATAAGGTATTGAAGGTTGCCCAGTACAGAAGGGAAAAGCGTAAAAACCCGGCTGACAGCAAGGTCTACTGCAAAACTCACCATGGGAAAGAAATCCACACTTACTGTGACACCTGCGATGATTTGGTCTGCCAAGATTGCGTGGTCGTCAACGGTTGCCACACTGACCATGTATTTAAAGATCTGAAAGTAGCAGCCGATGAATTCATCAAACAACTGAAAGAAATGATAGAAAAGCTAGGGGGACAGAAGACGGAGGCGAAAAGAGGCTTAAGGGCTGTAAAGGAGAATAAGAAAAACCTCGACATACAAAGCCAAGTACAGAAGAAAAATGTAGAATGCAAAGGAAAAGAGATGGCCGAGGCAGTAGAACTTGAAACGAAGAGACTTCTTGCCAAAGTGGAGGAGGAGTATGGAAAGAGGCTGGTAACGGCGAAAAATGAATTAGAAGAGTGGCGTAGAAAAGGTGAGAGAATGTCAAAGGCATGCAGTGATATTGAGACGTTAATTCATCATGGGAATTCTGCGCAGCTTTTGTCCGCGAGAGAAGACGCAATAACCCATATCGAAGACCTACTAAATATAGATGTTACATCAGAAAATCCtgaattcattaaatttaaacCATTCGATGACCATTCACAGCATGACCTGCTTGGGTGGCTGACATCGGGTCCAGAAGTCTCCGTGTCACTTTGCACAGTTCGCTTGAATCATACACATTTCTGGACGGGTGACTCAGCCAAGGTTGTGGTCACAACCAAAGACAGCGAGGGAAATCCGATCATTGCATCTGAAGATGTCGTGGCAAAGGTACAGAAGCAAGATGAATCTCCATGGGAAGACGTACCAGTCACCGACAATAGGGACGGAACACACACAGTTACGGTGCATTGTCAAGTGGCTGGTAATATCAGCTCTCCATCGAAATTGGTGGCCACCCATTACCTGGATCATCTTTTGCCATACCTGTCGAAACAGGCTGATGAAAACAATCGGAGCTGA